The following nucleotide sequence is from Tunicatimonas pelagia.
CCGGACTAGCTCCTTGCGTATCTCGTCTACTTGACAAGCTGAGAAACCGCAAACTTCAATAAGCTTTCTCTTTACCTGATCGGGCGGACCTGCCCATTTAGTGACTTTGAGCACAGTATCTTTTTCCCCCTGCTCTATAAGCTGTTTACCAGTAACCAGTAGTTTATAATTCATGACTGATGAAAGTTAAGTTAATCGTATCCTATGATGTCGTCCCGGCCACGGTCGTAGCCGTAGTAAATTTCTTTGAAACCTTTCTTTCGTAATCCCTTTTCCATTTCAGTAATTTCTTTGAACATTGGATTGTGCTTTACAAAGCCATCCTTTCCGATGAGCCTTCCGTTCTCGTCAATCTTATCACCTGGTGCAATGGTGCCGGGGTGCTTCGCTTCAATCATGCGAAGGTAACGTTTAAATCTATCTTTTTTGGACTCTTTACCAAATGCATCGGATAACTTTGTTTCGTTCTTATCCCAACCTTTCTCACGAGCTTCTTTTTCCAATGCTGCGCTAATCTCCTTAAACATAGGATTGTACTTTACAAAGCCACCTTTTCCGATAAGCCTTCCGTATTCGTCGATTTTATCCTTATCCTTTACAGCTTCTGGAAACTGTTCTCTAACCATCTTTAGATACTTTCCTAAAGACTCTTCTTTGTCTTTATCTAGTTTCACTAGGCTGTCATTTTTAGTTTGTAAAATCGTATTTCGTCGCTCTACTCGCTCGGTTCTGTCCTTGCTATTGTTAAGCTCTCTTTCAATAGCGATTGACCGCAATACTACGGGTTCTAGGCTTCTTTCTACTCGGCGATGGTAGCTTTCCCTAGATTCATTTTCTGATCGCTCAGGAACATTTATTTTAGGTCGAGCGGGGTTGCCAATTTCTTTATAGTATTGCTTGGTGGTCTTATGCTTACTACGTGTTTCCTGTACGCCTCGCTCTAAGCCATATTCCTTCATAGCCTCGGCGTATCTATCTTGGAATCCTTTAAGCTTGCTCTTGTGGCCGAATAAATAATCTCGAGCCGATAACCTTCCGTCTTCAGTAAGGGGTACTACTGTAGCGTGAATATGCGGAGTCTTCTCGTCGGCATGCATGGCAAAACGAACGATGTTATCCTTTCCAAATTCCTTACTCAAAAACTCATGGTTCTTATTCATCCAGTCGTTAAGGCTACCCTCTCTTT
It contains:
- the mobV gene encoding MobV family relaxase, translating into MANQFAVFHAMKGRGTGGALGRHIDRSSTPKNADQDRTHLNKFIVREKDGNTKVIGQSEFQERRQKGEIKDMFASVNERIKEGHHGKSKIRSNAVRYVNIMMSGSHERMKEIEREGSLNDWMNKNHEFLSKEFGKDNIVRFAMHADEKTPHIHATVVPLTEDGRLSARDYLFGHKSKLKGFQDRYAEAMKEYGLERGVQETRSKHKTTKQYYKEIGNPARPKINVPERSENESRESYHRRVERSLEPVVLRSIAIERELNNSKDRTERVERRNTILQTKNDSLVKLDKDKEESLGKYLKMVREQFPEAVKDKDKIDEYGRLIGKGGFVKYNPMFKEISAALEKEAREKGWDKNETKLSDAFGKESKKDRFKRYLRMIEAKHPGTIAPGDKIDENGRLIGKDGFVKHNPMFKEITEMEKGLRKKGFKEIYYGYDRGRDDIIGYD